In a genomic window of Littorina saxatilis isolate snail1 linkage group LG6, US_GU_Lsax_2.0, whole genome shotgun sequence:
- the LOC138969236 gene encoding uncharacterized protein → MTVSGPSRPHSGEEGENTGLHRLSSSGGDRSPSPLTPCTIQPQDVSSDVKKAAQDEDPGQSVQTPLLETGDVHLKPDPEVTQAPEEEEEEDDGVPHDRGWAWVVVFGMFTNFVLLSGYLKSSGLFFVELLRKFNAPATHTALLFSIRAGIFSLCGLYVMNVFLPRFGPRRLVLMGGLLMSLSAILSSVANELTLLICIHSVLLALGMAMLISPGEVLIGAYFKQRRSLALSLAKCGASIGNMAVPPLVSFLLQEYGLSGTLLLYGGICLNSIPAALLLRPTSFFSKSHVRRRQQQRSNANNAALGIGSTGDVTSVVCRSDSEDVRHVGSNGVGRDTSVGPRTNPSIVVESCDQTGNGSGRTSEVSSGQVGDRVRTVSPRKAKSEFKPSAVYAARGSDMLHCSSDSRVKPHARGAKPHNPLQPESMSEIMCSRHFDTLEGDLAALANSTPELGLQPATFRKRTNSEPPEKPLQIRVRESERSRHQPTILEAISQSSVIKYMSVSSLDVVSADLYAQVSAGNGKKGQKAASDKSVDSGIWEDRASRKEDFGRKDQKPACSCRRALTFLVQCPKKMVFMLDFSLFKRPTFRLLMFYVTVSPFVNISLDYLPALAKENDVSETRASLLLSIIGGLDLFCRLSCGFIADLKILRVSTMIIISFVILALVTQFVRFMTSFEHFVVLAVLQGIFGGVANCLAPVLIIEFVGLQNMGKGIGFCQLISGASLCAVYPFLGYIRDTTGSYALVYHTIGCGLLIAAGLLCLEGPIKRLEARKDAKEHDNALPKIGDIEIVYDSSSNAR, encoded by the exons ATGACGGTATCAGGACCATCCAGACCTCACAGCGGGGAGGAAGGCGAGAACACAGGCCTCCACAGACTGTCCAGCAGTGGAGGAGAccgctccccctcccccctcacaccCTGCACCATTCAACCGCAAGACGTCAGCAGCGACGTCAAGAAAGCGGCACAGGACGAAGATCCTGGACAGAGCGTGCAAACGCCACTGTTGGAGACCGGTGACGTCCATCTTAAACCGGATCCGGAAGTGACGCAGGCaccggaagaagaagaagaagaggatgacgGGGTGCCTCACGACAGGGGCTGGGCCTGGGTGGTGGTGTTCG GAATGTTCACGAACTTCGTGCTGCTGTCCGGGTACCTCAAGTCCAGCGGGTTGTTCTTCGTGGAACTGCTGAGAAAGTTCAACGCACCCGCCACACACACCGCCCTTCTCTTCTCCATCAGAGCAGGCATCTTCAGCCTCTGTG GTTTGTACGTGATGAATGTCTTCCTGCCGAGGTTCGGACCACGTCGTCTGGTTCTGATGGGCGGCTTGTTGATGTCACTCAGCGCCATCTTGTCCTCCGTGGCCAATGAGCTCACTCTGCTCATTTGCATACACTCCGTTCTGCTGG CGTTAGGCATGGCCATGCTAATCTCCCCAGGCGAGGTTCTGATCGGGGCATACTTCAAGCAGCGCCGCTCCCTGGCGCTTTCCCTGGCCAAGTGTGGAGCTAGCATTGGCAACATGGCCGTCCCCCCGCTCGTCTCCTTCCTCCTGCAGGAGTACGGTCTCAGTGGCACGCTGCTGCTCTACGGCGGCATCTGCCTCAACTCTATTCCCGCTGCCTTGCTTCTCAGACCCACCTCTTTCTTCTCCAAATCGCATGTCCGTCGGCGGCAGCAGCAACGGTCCAACGCCAACAATGCGGCTTTAGGTATTGGTAGTACTGGTGATGTGACGTCAGTGGTGTGTAGGTCGGATTCCGAGGACGTCAGACATGTTGGGTCTAATGGTGTGGGTAGGGACACGTCAGTAGGACCTAGAACGAATCCTTCCATAGTGGTGGAATCGTGTGACCAGACTGGCAATGGGTCAGGCAGGACGAGTGAAGTGTCTTCGGGGCAGGTGGGGGACAGGGTGCGGACAGTATCTCCCCGAAAGGCGAAGAGTGAGTTCAAGCCAAGTGCAGTGTACGCAGCGCGTGGCTCTGACATGTTGCACTGTTCCAGTGACTCCAGGGTAAAGCCACACGCCCGGGGCGCAAAACCTCACAACCCCTTGCAGCCAGAGTCCATGTCTGAGATTATGTGCTCCCGGCACTTCGACACGCTGGAGGGCGACCTGGCGGCCCTTGCAAACAGCACCCCGGAGCTGGGCCTGCAGCCCGCCACCTTCAGAAAACGCACGAACTCCGAGCCACCGGAGAAGCCGCTGCAGATCAGGGTGAGGGAGAGCGAGAGGTCGCGGCACCAGCCCACCATTCTTGAGGCCATCAGCCAGAGCAGCGTGATAAAGTACATGTCCGTGTCCTCACTGGACGTCGTATCCGCCGACCTGTACGCCCAGGTGTCCGCGGGGAACGGTAAGAAAGGACAAAAGGCCGCCAGCGACAAGTCTGTAGACTCCGGTATTTGGGAGGACCGGGCGAGCAGGAAAGAGGATTTCGGTAGGAAGGACCAGAAGCCCGCCTGTAGTTGCAGGAGGGCGTTGACGTTCTTGGTGCAGTGTCCCAAGAAAATGGTGTTCATGTTAGACTTCTCTCTGTTCAAGAGGCCCACGTTTCGTCTGCTCATGTTTTACGTCACCGTCTCCCCTTTCGTCAACATCTCCCTGGATTATCTCCCCGCCCTCGCCAAGGAGAATGACGTCTCGGAAACAAGGGCGTCGCTGCTGCTCAGCATTATCGGTGGCCTTGACCTTTTTTGTCGTCTCTCGTGCGGCTTCATCGCCGACCTGAAGATCCTGCGTGTGTCCACCATGATCATCATCTCTTTCGTTATTCTGGCTCTGGTGACGCAGTTCGTGCGCTTCATGACGTCATTCGAGCATTTCGTGGTGCTTGCGGTTCTGCAAGGGATCTTCGGGGGCGTGGCCAACTGCCTGGCGCCCGTACTGATCATCGAGTTCGTGGGGCTTCAGAACATGGGCAAGGGCATCGGATTCTGTCAGCTCATCTCTGGCGCCTCCTTGTGCGCCGTCTATCCTTTCCTGG GCTACATCCGGGATACGACAGGGTCTTACGCACTTGTGTATCACACGATTGGTTGTGGACTTCTGATAGCTGCGGGACTGTTGTGCCTGGAGGGACCAATCAAAAGACTCGAGGCCCGGAAAGATGCCAAAGAACATGATAACGCTTTACCAAAGATTGGAGACATTGAAATTGTTTATGACAGCAGTTCCAACGCCAGATGA